The Bacteroidota bacterium genome includes a region encoding these proteins:
- a CDS encoding GMP synthase, with protein MPKQKKISLAILDMYENAPNEGMRCIRAIAQELSDFIDWQEFDVRYKNEVPTKKYDIYISTGGPGSPFDGEGKEWEKKYFDLIDSIWAHNQNGTKRKKYLFAICHSFQLLGRHFELGNVCPRKSNAFGVFPVHRTEIARQDHFFHSLPDPYYVVDSRDWQMIEPNYPKMKELGASILAIEKKREHVDYERAVMALKLSNEIYMTQFHPEADAEGMLRHFANPERRNKIISSHGDWKLEDMIRSLSDPLKIPLTHKEIIPSFLRSAINALNMN; from the coding sequence ATGCCTAAGCAAAAAAAAATAAGTCTAGCTATTCTCGATATGTATGAAAACGCTCCAAACGAGGGTATGCGTTGCATCCGGGCAATTGCTCAGGAGCTCAGCGACTTTATTGACTGGCAGGAATTTGATGTAAGATACAAAAATGAAGTGCCAACGAAGAAATATGATATTTACATCTCCACCGGTGGGCCGGGAAGTCCGTTTGACGGGGAAGGCAAGGAATGGGAGAAAAAATATTTTGATCTTATTGATAGCATTTGGGCACATAACCAGAACGGCACCAAACGCAAAAAGTATCTGTTTGCAATTTGTCATTCATTTCAGTTATTAGGTCGCCATTTTGAACTGGGAAATGTATGCCCGAGAAAATCAAATGCCTTCGGGGTTTTTCCTGTGCATAGGACGGAAATTGCCCGACAGGATCATTTTTTCCACAGTTTACCCGATCCCTATTATGTTGTTGATAGCAGAGATTGGCAAATGATTGAACCCAACTATCCTAAGATGAAAGAATTAGGTGCCAGTATTCTTGCCATTGAAAAAAAGAGAGAACATGTTGATTATGAAAGAGCCGTTATGGCACTTAAACTCAGCAATGAGATCTATATGACCCAGTTTCACCCGGAGGCAGATGCAGAAGGGATGTTACGCCATTTTGCAAATCCGGAACGACGCAATAAAATCATTAGCAGTCACGGCGATTGGAAACTGGAAGATATGATACGTTCACTCAGCGATCCTTTAAAAATTCCATTAACCCATAAAGAAATAATCCCATCCTTTTTACGGTCGGCAATTAACGCGCTTAACATGAACTGA
- a CDS encoding DUF1569 domain-containing protein, whose translation MASIYDQQDAQNFIERINKLNPISQHIWGTMTVAQMLAHIQQPIRVALGEYKPKRTIIGILFGSLAKKGLVNEKPFKQGLPTDASFVIENDRNFDDEKTKAIELIQKLSTVGPTGVTKDKHPFFGKLSPEEWDTLTVKHLDHHLRQFGV comes from the coding sequence ATGGCGAGTATATACGATCAACAGGATGCACAAAATTTTATTGAACGAATCAATAAATTAAACCCTATTTCACAACATATTTGGGGCACTATGACTGTGGCGCAAATGCTCGCGCATATTCAGCAACCCATTCGTGTTGCATTGGGTGAATACAAACCCAAACGCACCATTATTGGAATTTTATTTGGAAGTTTAGCAAAAAAGGGACTTGTAAATGAAAAACCTTTTAAACAAGGCCTACCCACCGATGCCAGTTTTGTGATTGAAAATGACCGTAATTTCGATGACGAAAAAACGAAGGCTATAGAACTTATACAAAAACTTTCTACTGTAGGACCAACCGGTGTTACAAAAGATAAACACCCCTTCTTCGGGAAATTATCGCCTGAAGAATGGGATACCTTAACTGTAAAACATTTGGATCATCATTTACGCCAATTTGGGGTGTGA
- a CDS encoding acyl-CoA desaturase has protein sequence MKGKIKFVERPRTEFFATLRSRVNSYFEENKIAKTGDYRMVIKTVVMLSLYIVPFIIILTGILPVWATFFMWIIMGIGASGTGMSVMHDANHGAYSKYPFVNNMLSRTMYLVGGSKFTWRVQHNILHHTYTNIYGMDEDIHDKPILRLSPHGKLHFIHKYQHLYAFVIYCLATLGWTLNKDFNQLIRYNKNGLTKGSGGKPRGEMIKLIVSKIFYFAVILLLPALISGYGFGYIILGFLVMQFATGLIVTTIFQLAHVIEETDHPVPTENGEIENAWAIHQLETTANFAKKNRVLSWFVGGLNYQVEHHLFYNICHIHYKNIAPIVKKTALEFGIPYYEKATFWDALGSHVRVLKQIGNNTAMAK, from the coding sequence ATGAAAGGAAAAATCAAATTTGTAGAAAGGCCGCGTACCGAATTTTTCGCAACCCTTCGCAGCCGTGTTAACAGTTATTTCGAGGAAAATAAAATTGCCAAAACTGGTGATTATCGCATGGTGATCAAAACCGTGGTGATGTTGTCGCTTTATATAGTTCCGTTTATCATCATTCTTACCGGAATTCTTCCAGTTTGGGCCACTTTTTTTATGTGGATCATCATGGGAATTGGTGCATCAGGAACCGGTATGAGCGTAATGCATGATGCCAATCACGGAGCGTATTCCAAATATCCTTTTGTAAATAACATGCTAAGCCGAACGATGTATCTTGTAGGGGGAAGTAAATTCACCTGGCGCGTTCAGCATAATATTCTCCATCATACATATACCAATATATATGGAATGGATGAAGATATTCACGATAAACCAATACTTCGTTTATCTCCACATGGAAAATTACACTTCATTCATAAATATCAGCATTTATATGCATTTGTAATTTATTGTCTAGCTACTTTGGGATGGACATTAAATAAAGATTTTAATCAACTTATCCGCTATAATAAAAATGGTTTAACAAAAGGCAGCGGCGGAAAACCAAGAGGAGAAATGATCAAATTGATCGTGAGTAAAATATTTTATTTTGCAGTGATATTACTACTTCCCGCATTGATATCCGGATATGGTTTTGGATATATTATTTTAGGATTTTTGGTGATGCAATTTGCTACAGGATTAATTGTAACTACCATCTTCCAGCTTGCACACGTAATTGAAGAAACCGATCATCCGGTTCCTACCGAAAATGGGGAAATTGAAAATGCATGGGCCATTCATCAGTTGGAAACAACAGCAAATTTTGCAAAAAAGAATCGTGTATTAAGTTGGTTTGTGGGTGGATTAAATTATCAGGTGGAACATCATTTATTTTATAACATTTGCCATATCCATTATAAAAATATTGCTCCAATAGTAAAAAAGACAGCATTGGAATTTGGTATTCCTTATTATGAAAAAGCTACCTTTTGGGATGCATTGGGTTCACATGTAAGAGTATTAAAACAGATCGGAAATAATACAGCAATGGCTAAATAA
- the typA gene encoding translational GTPase TypA produces MQQIRNIAIIAHVDHGKTTLVDKILHHCQLFSKEHSELILDNNDLERERGITITSKNVSVIYKDYKINIIDTPGHADFGGEVERVLNMADGALVLVDAFEGPMPQTRYVLSKAIALGLKPCVVINKVDKDNCKPDEVHEAMFDLMFNLGATEEQLDFPTVYGSAKFGWMSDDFRKPTTDVAALLDMVINHVPTPKIVEGTTQLQVTSIDYSSYIGRIAVGRVARGTVKAGQNITLMKRDGKLVKSKIKDLFVFSGLGKIKAEIVTCGDICAVTGVEGFEIGDTIADFENPEALPGISIDEPTMSMLFRSNDSPFFGKEGKFVTSRHLRDRLYKEIEKNLALRIEETNSADSFMVFGRGILHLGILVETMRREGYELQLGQPKVIVKMIDGVKCEPVEILAIETTSDSAGKVIEAVSQRKGEMMMMTAKGDRTHLEFNMPSRGIIGLRTNILNITQGEAIMSHRFKAYEPWKGDIPSRLHGVLIVHESGTSITFALNKLQDRGFFFIGSQEDVYQGQVIGEHSRDNDLVVNITKTKKLTNMRASGSDEKVTLPPPHRMSLEEAMEYIDDDELVEVTPLNIRLRKIHLQEHERKKSSMMAEVD; encoded by the coding sequence ATGCAACAGATAAGAAATATAGCAATTATTGCCCACGTTGACCACGGTAAAACTACGCTTGTAGACAAGATCCTCCATCATTGCCAACTGTTTTCGAAAGAACACAGTGAGCTAATTCTTGATAACAATGATCTGGAACGTGAACGTGGTATCACAATTACTTCTAAAAATGTATCCGTTATTTATAAGGATTACAAGATCAATATCATTGATACCCCGGGTCACGCGGATTTTGGTGGAGAGGTGGAACGTGTATTGAACATGGCAGATGGAGCATTGGTTTTGGTGGATGCTTTCGAAGGTCCGATGCCACAAACACGTTACGTTTTAAGCAAGGCTATCGCTCTTGGTCTTAAACCTTGCGTGGTAATTAATAAGGTGGATAAGGATAATTGTAAACCTGATGAAGTGCATGAAGCAATGTTCGACCTCATGTTTAACCTTGGTGCAACCGAAGAACAGCTTGATTTTCCAACTGTTTATGGTTCAGCAAAATTTGGTTGGATGAGCGATGATTTCAGAAAGCCAACTACCGATGTAGCTGCTTTATTGGATATGGTGATCAACCATGTTCCAACTCCTAAAATTGTAGAAGGAACAACCCAATTACAAGTTACAAGTATTGATTATTCCAGTTATATAGGAAGAATTGCAGTGGGTAGGGTTGCCCGTGGAACAGTTAAAGCCGGTCAGAATATCACGTTGATGAAACGAGATGGCAAATTGGTGAAAAGTAAGATCAAAGACCTTTTTGTGTTTTCGGGATTAGGGAAAATCAAGGCTGAAATTGTAACCTGCGGTGATATTTGTGCTGTAACAGGTGTGGAAGGTTTTGAAATTGGCGATACAATAGCCGATTTTGAAAATCCGGAAGCATTACCGGGAATTTCCATCGATGAGCCTACTATGAGCATGTTGTTCAGAAGTAACGATTCTCCATTCTTTGGAAAAGAAGGAAAATTTGTAACAAGTCGCCATTTACGCGATAGATTATATAAGGAAATTGAAAAAAATCTTGCGCTTCGTATAGAAGAAACCAATAGCGCCGATTCATTTATGGTTTTCGGTCGTGGAATTCTCCATTTGGGAATTCTTGTGGAAACCATGCGCAGAGAGGGTTATGAGCTTCAACTCGGTCAACCTAAGGTTATTGTTAAAATGATAGACGGGGTTAAATGTGAACCAGTGGAGATACTGGCGATTGAAACAACCAGCGATAGCGCAGGTAAAGTAATTGAAGCCGTTAGTCAGAGAAAAGGAGAGATGATGATGATGACCGCGAAAGGCGATAGAACACATCTTGAGTTCAATATGCCGTCAAGAGGTATTATCGGATTGAGAACCAACATTTTAAATATTACTCAAGGCGAGGCGATCATGAGTCATCGTTTCAAAGCATATGAACCGTGGAAAGGCGATATTCCTTCCCGTTTACATGGTGTTTTGATCGTGCATGAGTCAGGAACTTCCATCACATTTGCCCTCAACAAACTCCAGGATCGTGGATTTTTCTTCATAGGTTCTCAGGAAGATGTTTATCAGGGTCAAGTAATAGGTGAACACAGCAGAGATAACGATCTGGTTGTTAACATCACCAAAACCAAAAAACTTACGAACATGCGCGCCAGTGGTAGCGATGAGAAGGTAACACTTCCTCCTCCCCACAGAATGTCGCTGGAAGAGGCCATGGAGTATATCGACGATGATGAATTAGTGGAAGTAACTCCCCTCAATATCCGTCTTCGCAAGATACATCTCCAGGAACATGAGCGCAAAAAATCCAGCATGATGGCTGAGGTGGATTAA